From Shewanella psychrophila, a single genomic window includes:
- a CDS encoding GNAT family N-acetyltransferase, translating into MSFEFILATQDDRAYLLNLRKLTMVEHLENSGQFLSEKEHELRLDDGYTCSHLIVFYGETIGTLKYREDDGKVEIMQIQIHPSLQGQGLGKKVVQQVLTKADNRAVELTVLKGNPALKLYQRLGFIITGEDEFEYHMQANSEPN; encoded by the coding sequence ATGAGTTTTGAGTTTATTCTAGCCACGCAAGATGATAGGGCATATTTATTGAATTTACGTAAATTGACTATGGTTGAGCACCTCGAGAACTCCGGTCAATTTTTGTCTGAAAAAGAGCATGAATTACGTCTGGACGATGGGTATACATGTTCTCATTTAATCGTATTTTACGGCGAGACGATCGGTACGTTAAAGTACCGCGAGGATGACGGCAAAGTTGAGATTATGCAGATCCAAATTCACCCTAGCCTTCAAGGGCAAGGACTAGGTAAAAAAGTGGTGCAGCAAGTGCTAACCAAGGCTGACAATAGGGCCGTTGAGCTGACCGTATTAAAAGGTAATCCGGCTCTTAAATTATATCAAAGGCTTGGTTTTATCATTACCGGCGAAGATGAGTTTGAGTATCATATGCAAGCGAATAGCGAGCCTAACTAA
- a CDS encoding disulfide bond formation protein B, whose amino-acid sequence MTESLSRQLNALGAIAISLVLAFAFYSQFAAGELPCPLCLLQRVGFVAVMFGLLCNVIYGPRTSHYGIMLFGALFGAAVALRQVALHVIPGTPFYGDPFLSYHFYTWAFITFSVIVLGTGVMLSFTSQYQEVKYQSLSKMPLLSKVAVGAVLLVTLMNVLSTFAECGPFECPADPVQYWLFS is encoded by the coding sequence ATGACTGAATCATTATCGCGACAACTCAATGCACTTGGCGCTATCGCCATCTCTTTGGTACTGGCATTCGCCTTCTACTCTCAATTTGCCGCTGGTGAGCTTCCCTGCCCCTTGTGCCTATTGCAAAGGGTTGGTTTCGTTGCCGTCATGTTTGGCCTGCTTTGTAATGTTATTTATGGTCCAAGGACCTCGCATTACGGCATTATGCTATTCGGCGCACTATTTGGTGCTGCGGTAGCCCTTAGACAAGTTGCATTACACGTGATCCCTGGAACGCCTTTTTATGGCGACCCATTCCTGTCATACCATTTTTACACCTGGGCCTTTATCACGTTCTCGGTGATCGTATTGGGCACTGGTGTCATGCTGTCATTTACCTCTCAGTATCAAGAGGTAAAGTATCAAAGCCTGTCTAAAATGCCGCTACTGAGTAAAGTCGCTGTTGGCGCAGTGCTTTTGGTCACCCTGATGAACGTACTCAGTACTTTCGCTGAATGTGGTCCATTCGAGTGCCCTGCCGATCCTGTTCAGTACTGGTTATTCAGCTAG
- a CDS encoding DUF4250 domain-containing protein, which translates to MNYHLGDLSSDILIGIVNEHLRLTCEDKQALFYDLDIPGDLLEKKLSDAGFTYHSASNQYREMK; encoded by the coding sequence ATGAATTACCACTTAGGCGACTTAAGCAGTGATATATTAATCGGCATAGTCAATGAGCACTTGCGTCTCACTTGTGAAGACAAACAGGCTCTTTTTTATGATCTGGATATTCCCGGTGATTTGCTTGAGAAGAAACTCAGTGACGCGGGTTTTACTTATCACTCTGCCAGCAATCAATATCGAGAGATGAAATAA
- a CDS encoding DUF5993 family protein, with translation MMALIFCLFLIAMILAVQGKRNLAFYGFGVSLAVSLYWFSHHATDTLAILL, from the coding sequence ATGATGGCATTGATATTTTGTTTGTTCTTAATCGCTATGATTTTAGCGGTGCAGGGCAAACGTAACTTGGCATTCTATGGCTTTGGTGTCTCTCTTGCGGTGAGTCTCTATTGGTTCTCACACCATGCAACCGACACTCTCGCAATTTTATTATAG
- a CDS encoding putative porin, whose protein sequence is MRLFTASTLAIALLSVNAMAAEDNAFQHEASVGYLTNSDEMGDGILGVNYRYYVNPVEQNTSPYALNGFLAQESNIGALYTNFDDKNIDTVGVDGTYVFDSNWFVGLNYQRNSIGNVDLNTYGVELGYYVNDNTSFSAFFDDGTDDNAEESYGLTIRRYLELDSTPGIDLSANWLHADSENNYTLGADWYVSNSWSVGSGYTRDSDDGDFDIRTAYWLRISDDFSANFAVSKIINGDIDGVGLGIALTGRF, encoded by the coding sequence ATGAGATTATTTACAGCTTCAACATTGGCGATAGCCCTATTAAGTGTAAACGCAATGGCTGCCGAGGATAATGCCTTTCAACATGAAGCTAGTGTCGGTTATTTGACCAATTCAGATGAAATGGGAGATGGGATTCTAGGCGTCAACTACCGATACTATGTTAATCCTGTAGAACAAAACACCAGCCCTTACGCACTCAATGGATTTCTGGCTCAAGAATCTAATATCGGGGCACTCTATACTAATTTTGATGACAAAAATATTGATACCGTCGGTGTTGATGGCACTTATGTCTTCGATTCCAATTGGTTTGTGGGCCTAAACTACCAACGTAACAGTATCGGTAATGTTGACCTCAACACTTACGGCGTTGAACTGGGTTATTATGTTAATGATAACACCTCATTTTCAGCTTTTTTTGATGATGGCACAGATGACAATGCAGAGGAAAGTTACGGATTAACCATTCGTCGTTATTTAGAATTAGACTCCACGCCTGGTATTGATTTATCAGCAAACTGGCTACATGCCGACTCAGAAAACAACTACACCTTAGGCGCTGACTGGTACGTATCCAACTCATGGTCTGTTGGCTCAGGGTATACGCGTGATTCGGATGATGGGGATTTCGATATCAGGACAGCTTATTGGTTACGCATCTCTGATGATTTTTCCGCTAACTTCGCTGTCTCAAAAATCATTAATGGGGATATAGACGGTGTGGGTTTAGGTATCGCACTCACAGGTCGTTTCTAA
- a CDS encoding GNAT family N-acetyltransferase: MEQILLETERLILRPFALSDAVQVAHLAGDPKVSSPTMNIPYPYTLEMAKGWISSHAARWQDGSGLIYAVTEKETDRLLGTVSLVQICGKKAELGYWFGVPFWGRGYCSEAVTALTELSFTKLGIDHLQAEHLSSNPASGRVMVKNGMKPVASIMRENRDGILSNVETYERKCPQI, from the coding sequence ATGGAGCAAATTTTACTGGAAACCGAGAGACTTATCTTACGCCCGTTTGCGTTATCAGATGCCGTTCAAGTTGCCCATTTGGCTGGCGATCCTAAGGTATCAAGTCCAACCATGAATATTCCATATCCCTATACCTTAGAGATGGCAAAGGGGTGGATATCAAGCCATGCAGCTAGATGGCAGGATGGCTCAGGATTAATTTATGCCGTCACGGAAAAAGAAACTGACCGATTATTGGGTACGGTCAGCCTAGTACAAATTTGCGGTAAAAAAGCCGAACTGGGTTATTGGTTTGGTGTGCCCTTTTGGGGACGGGGTTACTGTTCGGAGGCTGTTACAGCCTTGACCGAGCTATCTTTCACTAAATTGGGCATAGATCACCTCCAAGCCGAACACTTATCAAGCAATCCGGCTTCGGGGAGGGTAATGGTAAAAAATGGTATGAAGCCTGTGGCGAGTATAATGAGAGAAAATCGAGACGGCATACTGTCCAATGTTGAGACATATGAAAGAAAATGTCCTCAGATATAA
- a CDS encoding lactoylglutathione lyase family protein gives MPYPRTFSHIGISVPDLDAAVKFYTEVLGWYVIMEPSEVVEDPSAIGEMCTDVFGAGWERFRIAHLSTGDRIGVELFEFKNQENPQDNFEYWKTGIFHFCVQDPNVEELAEKIVAAGGKKRMKAPRYYYPGEKPYRMIYMEDPFGNILEIYSHSYELHYASGAYSG, from the coding sequence ATGCCTTATCCAAGAACGTTTTCCCATATCGGTATATCAGTCCCGGATTTAGACGCCGCAGTTAAGTTTTATACGGAGGTGTTAGGCTGGTATGTGATCATGGAGCCATCGGAAGTTGTCGAAGATCCCAGTGCCATAGGTGAGATGTGCACCGATGTGTTCGGTGCGGGATGGGAGCGTTTTCGTATTGCCCATTTGTCGACCGGCGATCGTATCGGCGTGGAGTTGTTTGAGTTTAAGAATCAAGAAAACCCACAAGATAACTTCGAATACTGGAAGACAGGCATCTTTCACTTCTGTGTTCAAGATCCCAATGTCGAAGAGCTAGCCGAGAAGATCGTTGCCGCAGGCGGTAAGAAACGCATGAAGGCGCCACGTTACTATTATCCTGGCGAGAAGCCTTATCGCATGATTTACATGGAAGACCCATTTGGTAATATCCTGGAGATTTACAGCCACAGCTATGAATTGCACTATGCCAGTGGCGCATATAGTGGCTAA
- a CDS encoding LutC/YkgG family protein yields the protein MSLTASSRVAKRAILARLNRVKLPPIEKETLSYPRWKTQDEQLLTQRFIAGLSANHAEVICVNSTEIAATLTQVLTSKAYKSVVLGCACDETLSDSAANECTAYHCEKGEFYAEILAGARHCDLLQFDSVVEDFKSRLFNEVDAGITHCFGGIADTGTLVLWPDRAEPRTLSLIPPCHIALIKRSTIVSNFAGMMSEQAWQEKMPTNIVLVSGPSKTADIQQTLAYGAHGPSQLIVILVEDR from the coding sequence ATGAGTCTAACGGCTTCCAGCAGGGTAGCTAAACGGGCAATATTAGCTCGACTTAACCGGGTTAAGCTCCCTCCCATAGAGAAAGAAACCTTGAGTTATCCAAGGTGGAAAACCCAAGATGAGCAATTACTAACACAACGATTTATCGCGGGTTTATCAGCGAATCATGCAGAGGTTATTTGCGTCAACTCAACAGAAATAGCTGCAACACTGACACAGGTGCTGACAAGTAAGGCATATAAGAGCGTGGTGTTAGGCTGTGCTTGTGATGAAACCTTGAGTGATAGCGCCGCTAATGAGTGCACTGCTTATCACTGCGAAAAGGGGGAGTTTTATGCAGAGATACTGGCAGGGGCGCGACACTGTGATTTACTTCAGTTTGATTCAGTTGTTGAAGATTTCAAGTCACGTCTGTTTAATGAAGTCGATGCGGGGATAACACACTGTTTTGGCGGCATAGCGGATACTGGCACCTTAGTGCTTTGGCCAGATAGGGCTGAACCCAGAACCTTATCATTAATTCCCCCTTGTCATATCGCGTTAATCAAGCGTTCGACTATCGTTAGCAATTTCGCCGGGATGATGAGTGAGCAAGCGTGGCAGGAGAAAATGCCGACCAATATTGTCTTGGTCTCTGGTCCCTCAAAAACGGCTGACATTCAGCAGACGTTAGCCTATGGGGCTCATGGCCCTAGTCAGTTAATTGTGATCTTGGTTGAGGATAGGTAA
- a CDS encoding nuclear transport factor 2 family protein codes for MGLADIVQAGWEAVGAGDFDTLVADYVDQMVFIMPGQTDVLKGRQAFREALNGLGGLLPPGFEITALRQIEGGSEVVSIVEWKSDKIAGSQLSVLFRFDGNKIFEERWFVDTEQWKNAF; via the coding sequence ATGGGTTTAGCGGACATAGTACAAGCAGGCTGGGAAGCCGTAGGTGCGGGGGACTTCGATACCTTAGTGGCTGATTATGTGGATCAGATGGTGTTTATTATGCCAGGACAAACCGATGTATTAAAAGGTCGACAAGCATTTCGCGAAGCATTAAACGGCCTAGGAGGACTACTGCCACCGGGGTTTGAAATAACAGCTTTGCGACAAATTGAAGGGGGGAGCGAAGTGGTTTCTATTGTTGAATGGAAGTCAGACAAAATTGCAGGCTCTCAGCTTTCAGTCTTGTTCAGATTCGATGGGAACAAAATCTTTGAAGAACGATGGTTTGTCGATACCGAACAATGGAAAAATGCATTTTGA
- a CDS encoding glycine betaine ABC transporter substrate-binding protein, whose amino-acid sequence MSNKITIGVTDLSFHHVAASLVYNVLSEMGFEVERIYSPHQDNFAKLKSGEIDMLSSAWLPSSHGIYKSDVEAAQPLLELGLHYQPYALWGVPDYVPEEVVSQVSDLVKPDVIVRMNKNIQGINPGAGITRFSIKMMDEYALKGAGYSFNTGSEEDCFGAFETAVNNKEWIIVPLWKPQFLHHSYQIREISEPKGLLGIVDRAVLLLRQDRVSLFTQAQLDRLDALRFSNEIIAALDYQVSREGMPIDAVTRAWLNQSPY is encoded by the coding sequence ATGTCGAACAAGATTACTATCGGGGTTACCGACCTATCTTTTCACCATGTCGCAGCATCGCTTGTGTATAACGTATTATCAGAAATGGGCTTTGAAGTTGAGCGTATTTACTCTCCTCATCAAGACAACTTCGCTAAGCTAAAGTCTGGCGAAATTGATATGTTGTCGTCTGCATGGCTGCCTTCTAGCCATGGTATCTATAAATCAGATGTGGAAGCCGCCCAGCCTTTACTTGAGCTAGGTTTGCATTACCAACCCTATGCACTTTGGGGAGTGCCTGATTACGTACCGGAAGAGGTGGTTTCGCAAGTCAGCGACTTAGTCAAACCCGATGTTATTGTTCGCATGAATAAAAATATTCAGGGGATTAACCCTGGTGCTGGAATCACTCGTTTCTCAATCAAAATGATGGATGAATATGCCCTTAAGGGTGCAGGTTACTCTTTTAATACTGGCAGTGAAGAAGACTGCTTTGGTGCATTTGAAACAGCCGTAAACAATAAAGAGTGGATTATAGTGCCGTTATGGAAGCCGCAATTCTTGCACCACAGCTACCAAATTCGTGAGATATCAGAACCAAAAGGCTTGCTAGGTATCGTAGACAGAGCCGTACTTTTGCTGCGCCAGGACCGAGTATCTCTATTTACTCAGGCACAATTGGACCGACTAGATGCACTGCGCTTTTCAAATGAAATCATTGCGGCGCTTGACTATCAAGTATCACGGGAAGGCATGCCTATAGATGCTGTGACTAGGGCATGGTTAAATCAATCTCCATACTAA
- a CDS encoding bile acid:sodium symporter family protein encodes MLEKINRLFPIFALLGATTAYFMPQWFTELKFLIVPLLIIIMLSMGLTLSLDDFSRALKQKRAVLVGLILQFSIMPISALLISLALGLERDMVIGMVLVGSVAGGTASNVVCYLAKGDVALSITMTALSTLAGVLLTPLIIELLLGQMIDIPMSAMLVSLVKIVLMPVAVGVMINHLFNSQVSKITPALPLVSILAIVMAIIIIVALNAGQFDKIGPIIFVAVFLHNAIGLVLGYSCCRLLGFSHTVCKTISIEVGLQNSGLATALSIKFFSPASALPAAIFSIWHNLSGSLLAGYWSREQEESLKQDYAEDK; translated from the coding sequence ATGCTAGAAAAGATCAATCGCTTGTTCCCTATATTTGCACTACTCGGTGCTACAACGGCTTATTTTATGCCCCAGTGGTTTACCGAGCTTAAGTTCTTAATCGTGCCTCTGCTGATCATTATCATGCTCTCGATGGGGTTAACTCTTAGCTTGGATGATTTTTCGAGAGCCTTAAAGCAGAAGCGTGCCGTGCTGGTGGGACTGATTTTACAATTTAGTATTATGCCAATCAGTGCGCTTTTAATTAGTTTAGCTTTGGGACTAGAGCGTGACATGGTTATCGGTATGGTGCTGGTGGGCAGCGTCGCGGGGGGAACAGCCTCAAATGTGGTCTGTTATCTGGCAAAAGGTGATGTGGCCCTGTCTATTACCATGACAGCACTATCAACCTTGGCAGGCGTGTTACTCACCCCCTTGATTATCGAACTCCTTCTAGGTCAGATGATAGATATTCCAATGTCGGCAATGCTGGTAAGCTTAGTCAAAATCGTGTTAATGCCGGTCGCCGTCGGAGTGATGATTAATCACCTCTTTAACTCTCAAGTCAGTAAGATAACGCCAGCTTTGCCTCTAGTGTCAATTCTGGCCATTGTGATGGCAATCATCATTATCGTGGCCTTGAACGCGGGTCAGTTCGACAAGATAGGACCTATCATTTTTGTTGCTGTGTTCTTGCACAATGCTATAGGCCTTGTATTGGGCTATAGCTGTTGCCGACTATTAGGCTTTAGTCATACAGTTTGTAAAACTATCTCTATCGAGGTCGGCCTGCAAAACTCAGGTTTGGCTACTGCGTTATCTATTAAGTTTTTCAGTCCCGCATCGGCGCTGCCTGCTGCGATATTCTCTATCTGGCATAATTTATCTGGCTCACTGTTAGCGGGATACTGGTCGAGGGAACAAGAGGAAAGCCTTAAGCAAGATTATGCGGAAGATAAATAG
- a CDS encoding cation diffusion facilitator family transporter, which produces MAQDHDHNAPGHTHGTGNQRAVGIAAILTGGFMIAEVVGGLISGSLALIADAGHMLTDFVALSLAWFAFHLAKRPASWKATYGFDRFSVLAALVNGLSLFLIAAWICFEAIKRLNEPVEVLGGTMLLIAVGGLIVNILAFWILTRGEKDNLNIKAALLHVAGDLLGSVGAIIASLVIIYTGWTPIDPILSVFVAIIILRSAWHVVRESGHILLEGAPRDFDRRKLIQELEAELSGVIKVRHVHAWSITQERPMITLEVDVNEDADTDQVKIAVKTLLKERFNIAHSTVEINQYSQKQGSELKS; this is translated from the coding sequence ATGGCACAGGATCACGACCATAATGCACCCGGTCACACTCATGGCACCGGTAATCAAAGAGCGGTCGGGATAGCAGCCATTCTGACTGGCGGATTTATGATTGCCGAAGTGGTGGGCGGGCTCATATCTGGCTCACTTGCGCTGATAGCAGATGCTGGGCATATGTTGACGGATTTTGTCGCTTTGAGCTTGGCCTGGTTCGCTTTTCATCTGGCTAAGCGCCCGGCGTCTTGGAAAGCCACTTATGGTTTCGATCGTTTTTCGGTATTGGCTGCTCTGGTTAATGGTCTTTCTCTGTTTTTGATCGCCGCCTGGATCTGTTTTGAAGCCATTAAGCGGCTTAATGAGCCCGTAGAAGTCCTTGGCGGAACCATGCTGTTGATTGCCGTTGGTGGTTTGATTGTTAATATTCTTGCTTTTTGGATCTTGACCCGAGGTGAGAAGGACAACCTCAATATCAAGGCGGCACTATTACATGTTGCGGGAGACTTGCTTGGCTCGGTCGGCGCTATCATTGCATCCTTAGTCATTATTTATACTGGCTGGACACCCATCGATCCTATTCTCTCAGTATTTGTTGCGATCATTATTCTGCGTTCAGCCTGGCACGTCGTGCGTGAAAGTGGTCATATCCTGTTAGAAGGTGCGCCGCGGGACTTCGACCGACGTAAGCTTATTCAGGAGTTAGAAGCTGAACTCTCAGGCGTGATTAAGGTACGACACGTCCATGCATGGTCTATCACGCAAGAGCGACCCATGATCACCCTAGAAGTCGATGTCAACGAAGATGCAGACACAGATCAGGTCAAAATAGCAGTTAAAACCTTGCTGAAAGAGCGCTTTAATATTGCTCACTCAACAGTTGAGATCAATCAGTACAGCCAGAAGCAGGGATCTGAACTCAAGAGCTAA
- a CDS encoding LysR family transcriptional regulator has product MLNPTWLHTFKTLIEVGHFTQTAEKLYMTQPGVSQQVKKLELACGYSLIKRENKSFEITEQGRQVYDFALRLASNETELLESLSFDDPYSGLCRLSCSGALALHIYPELLKLQAQHSSLIIHLEAAPNYKILDDIQDGAIDIGVVTHLPSPSLFNSQTLGCGPLCLILPKRYKNESITAAVLKRCGLVKHPDAAHYLSLYFDLCSEPEFAQLNIDTLDTVSYVNQLSQILLPISQGIGFTVLPKSALDSFSHKEKVYIHRPKQAVAEQLYLVQKRNRQLPARYQTITAQLDALIKQSGSKKNEQE; this is encoded by the coding sequence ATGCTGAATCCTACCTGGTTGCACACCTTCAAGACCTTAATCGAGGTCGGACACTTTACTCAAACCGCCGAGAAGCTTTATATGACTCAGCCCGGCGTCAGTCAGCAGGTTAAGAAGTTAGAGTTAGCCTGCGGTTATAGCTTAATAAAGCGTGAAAACAAAAGCTTTGAGATAACCGAGCAAGGTCGACAGGTCTATGATTTCGCATTGCGATTGGCGAGTAACGAAACTGAGTTACTGGAAAGCCTAAGTTTTGATGACCCCTATTCAGGGTTATGCCGACTATCTTGCTCGGGAGCATTAGCACTGCATATTTACCCTGAACTCCTTAAGCTACAGGCACAACACTCAAGCCTGATCATACATCTTGAAGCCGCGCCCAATTATAAAATACTCGATGATATTCAAGACGGTGCTATCGATATCGGCGTAGTGACTCACCTACCTAGTCCGAGTCTGTTTAATTCACAAACCTTAGGTTGTGGGCCTCTATGTCTGATTTTGCCTAAACGATATAAAAACGAATCTATTACAGCTGCGGTACTCAAACGGTGTGGCCTAGTGAAGCACCCCGACGCCGCCCACTATCTGTCTCTTTATTTTGATCTCTGCAGCGAGCCTGAGTTTGCTCAACTCAATATTGATACACTCGACACCGTCAGCTATGTGAATCAGCTGAGTCAAATATTACTGCCCATATCCCAAGGCATAGGTTTTACCGTACTACCAAAGAGTGCATTGGATAGCTTCTCTCATAAGGAGAAGGTATACATTCATAGGCCCAAACAGGCCGTCGCAGAGCAACTTTATTTGGTACAGAAGCGAAACCGTCAACTACCCGCTCGTTATCAAACAATAACAGCTCAACTAGATGCACTAATTAAACAGTCAGGGAGTAAGAAAAATGAACAAGAATGA
- a CDS encoding DUF924 family protein — translation MNNFLNQWFDIYDKGNGVELESLTNDVKLQWFDLLQLAKAEKLNAWNKCPPGRLSLILLFGPVAYLLKDNDKALHEEAKLLCIEGIRKGFDSQLKLVQRRCFYDPLFYSSKAEDHRLLLLLLKGMESQASEDEKKAWFTWFTQASSIR, via the coding sequence GTGAATAATTTCCTAAATCAATGGTTCGATATATACGATAAAGGGAATGGAGTTGAGCTTGAATCCCTCACCAATGATGTAAAATTGCAATGGTTCGATCTCCTTCAGCTTGCTAAGGCGGAAAAATTGAATGCTTGGAATAAATGCCCGCCAGGGAGGTTATCACTGATCTTGCTGTTTGGTCCTGTGGCTTACTTACTCAAAGACAATGATAAAGCACTACATGAAGAGGCTAAATTGCTCTGTATTGAGGGGATAAGAAAAGGATTTGATTCCCAATTAAAGTTAGTTCAACGTCGATGTTTTTACGATCCACTATTTTATTCATCAAAAGCTGAAGACCATAGGCTATTGTTGCTACTTCTTAAAGGAATGGAATCTCAAGCATCTGAAGATGAGAAAAAAGCGTGGTTTACCTGGTTTACACAAGCTTCCTCCATTAGATAA
- a CDS encoding catalase family peroxidase codes for MISKNVNSLIKVSILSSLSIFSAPLFATEKTIPELVDAVNGTLDTESREAGKKVKLRNHAKGFCTSGVFKPSAKINNALAIPLFNQAEIGVIARFSLGGTNPHASDKGAGRFMSLKIDGNNESLNFVTTNSQVFFASDIDDFFTFQTKVKQGAEGKQWLIDNKPDAKAFFEHIDQMLPSSSFANSAYFGVNSFLFNTYDNQITAGRWIFEPVEEKSTLSQVQLAHLTDDFLKEELLTRIKAKPAMWNVYIKFAEEGDSIDDPTILWPESRQHLLVGEVIINGSRDDEAATLQCEKSIFNPVQLPKGIAPSADPILNARAPAYIESFIRRL; via the coding sequence ATGATTTCAAAAAATGTTAATAGCCTCATTAAGGTCAGTATTTTATCTAGCTTATCAATCTTCTCAGCACCATTGTTTGCTACTGAGAAAACCATCCCCGAATTAGTCGATGCCGTTAATGGTACTTTGGATACTGAAAGTCGTGAAGCGGGTAAAAAGGTAAAATTGCGTAACCACGCTAAAGGCTTTTGTACGTCAGGTGTATTTAAACCTTCGGCCAAAATAAATAACGCATTAGCTATACCACTTTTTAATCAAGCAGAAATCGGGGTTATCGCACGTTTCTCCCTCGGAGGAACCAATCCACATGCCTCAGATAAGGGAGCTGGTCGTTTTATGTCACTCAAGATTGATGGCAATAATGAAAGCTTGAATTTTGTGACTACGAATTCGCAAGTCTTTTTTGCGAGTGATATTGACGATTTTTTTACCTTTCAAACCAAAGTCAAACAAGGGGCCGAAGGTAAGCAATGGCTGATTGATAATAAACCTGATGCGAAAGCATTCTTTGAACATATAGATCAGATGTTACCGAGCTCTAGCTTTGCAAACAGCGCTTACTTTGGTGTTAACAGCTTTCTATTTAATACTTATGATAATCAAATAACGGCAGGGCGTTGGATATTTGAACCTGTTGAGGAGAAAAGTACGCTATCCCAAGTTCAATTAGCTCATCTAACTGATGATTTTTTAAAAGAAGAGTTGTTAACACGTATAAAAGCTAAACCAGCAATGTGGAATGTGTATATTAAATTTGCTGAAGAAGGTGACTCTATAGATGATCCTACTATTCTATGGCCTGAATCTCGCCAACACTTGTTAGTAGGAGAAGTGATTATTAATGGCAGTCGAGATGATGAAGCTGCAACTCTACAATGTGAGAAGAGTATTTTTAATCCAGTACAATTACCTAAGGGAATAGCCCCGTCAGCAGATCCAATATTAAATGCCAGAGCACCAGCCTATATAGAGTCTTTCATTAGGCGTTTATAA